The proteins below are encoded in one region of Silene latifolia isolate original U9 population chromosome 2, ASM4854445v1, whole genome shotgun sequence:
- the LOC141643141 gene encoding uncharacterized protein LOC141643141 isoform X1, with product MESNLLSSQRSKDQEFNLNEWHLRARISKENISNSRRYSSSYIRSFREDSSRSFRSNFTISSTASSPGYHNKDEIDPSTYSFTTALKALQARSGYVWECLSPEGFALNSKWNEAERYICNPLSGEVPMECLSAKTLSGRSFRSYMASRVTMSAPLVYSLQHRRSSNFSNPVSSALNKEQLVKPPLVIPEKQNGCRTRDVGIQSNPSPHEGSSSSLSDISTPSIRERPITRCEGIEDQDDDAQNSSSTIKSTDIEECTMQVEVKVTREGEETKRGRGGSQKKKKMHKTGQLCVCRHFSGCSLVFSLKTLFIKRWQKEKIKTPPK from the exons ATGGAAAGCAATCTTCTAAGCTCTCAACGCTCTAAAGACCAAGAATTCAACCTAAACGAATGGCATCTTCGAGCTCGAATTAGTAAAGAAAACATATCAAATTCAAGAAGGTACTCTTCTTCCTATATTAGAAGCTTTAGAGAAGACTCGTCGAGGTCTTTTCGCTCCAACTTCACCATCTCTAGCACTGCCTCTTCCCCTGGCTACCATAACAAAG ATGAGATTGACCCATCAACATACTCATTTACAACCGCGCTTAAAG CATTACAAGCAAGATCAGGATATGTATGGGAATGCTTATCACCAGAAGGATTTGCATTGAACTCAAAATGGAATGAAGCAGAAAGATATATATGCAATCCATTATCAGGGGAAGTTCCTATGGAATGTTTATCAGCTAAAACGCTAAGCGGAAGGTCGTTTCGGAGTTACATGGCTAGTAGAGTTACCATGTCTGCCCCTCTTGTTTATTCTCTTCAACATAGAAGAAGCAGTAATTTCTCCAATCCTGTTTCTTCAGCTTTGAATAAAGAACAACTTGTCAAACCTCCACTTGTTATCCCAG AGAAGCAAAATGGGTGTAGAACAAGGGATGTAGGAATACAAAGCAACCCTTCTCCTCATGAGGGAAGTTCAAGCAGTCTAAGTGATATATCAACTCCTTCAATCCGTGAGAGGCCCATTACTCGTTGCGAAGGCATAGAAGATCAGGATGATGATGCCCAAAATTCGAGTTCTACTATAAAGTCCACCGATATTGAAGAG TGTACGATGCAGGTGGAAGTGAAAGTAACAAGAGAGGGAGAAGAAACAAAAAGAGGAAGAGGAGGTTcgcaaaagaagaagaagatgcaCAAAACAGGACAACTTTGCGTTTGTAGGCATTTTAGTGGATGCTCACTTGTTTTTTCACTCAAAACTTTGTTCATCAAAAGGTGGCAAAAAGAGAAAATTAAAACCCCcccaaaataa
- the LOC141643141 gene encoding uncharacterized protein LOC141643141 isoform X2, protein MESNLLSSQRSKDQEFNLNEWHLRARISKENISNSRRYSSSYIRSFREDSSRSFRSNFTISSTASSPGYHNKDEIDPSTYSFTTALKALQARSGYVWECLSPEGFALNSKWNEAERYICNPLSGEVPMECLSAKTLSGRSFRSYMASRVTMSAPLVYSLQHRRSSNFSNPVSSALNKEQLVKPPLVIPEKQNGCRTRDVGIQSNPSPHEGSSSSLSDISTPSIRERPITRCEGIEDQDDDAQNSSSTIKSTDIEEVEVKVTREGEETKRGRGGSQKKKKMHKTGQLCVCRHFSGCSLVFSLKTLFIKRWQKEKIKTPPK, encoded by the exons ATGGAAAGCAATCTTCTAAGCTCTCAACGCTCTAAAGACCAAGAATTCAACCTAAACGAATGGCATCTTCGAGCTCGAATTAGTAAAGAAAACATATCAAATTCAAGAAGGTACTCTTCTTCCTATATTAGAAGCTTTAGAGAAGACTCGTCGAGGTCTTTTCGCTCCAACTTCACCATCTCTAGCACTGCCTCTTCCCCTGGCTACCATAACAAAG ATGAGATTGACCCATCAACATACTCATTTACAACCGCGCTTAAAG CATTACAAGCAAGATCAGGATATGTATGGGAATGCTTATCACCAGAAGGATTTGCATTGAACTCAAAATGGAATGAAGCAGAAAGATATATATGCAATCCATTATCAGGGGAAGTTCCTATGGAATGTTTATCAGCTAAAACGCTAAGCGGAAGGTCGTTTCGGAGTTACATGGCTAGTAGAGTTACCATGTCTGCCCCTCTTGTTTATTCTCTTCAACATAGAAGAAGCAGTAATTTCTCCAATCCTGTTTCTTCAGCTTTGAATAAAGAACAACTTGTCAAACCTCCACTTGTTATCCCAG AGAAGCAAAATGGGTGTAGAACAAGGGATGTAGGAATACAAAGCAACCCTTCTCCTCATGAGGGAAGTTCAAGCAGTCTAAGTGATATATCAACTCCTTCAATCCGTGAGAGGCCCATTACTCGTTGCGAAGGCATAGAAGATCAGGATGATGATGCCCAAAATTCGAGTTCTACTATAAAGTCCACCGATATTGAAGAG GTGGAAGTGAAAGTAACAAGAGAGGGAGAAGAAACAAAAAGAGGAAGAGGAGGTTcgcaaaagaagaagaagatgcaCAAAACAGGACAACTTTGCGTTTGTAGGCATTTTAGTGGATGCTCACTTGTTTTTTCACTCAAAACTTTGTTCATCAAAAGGTGGCAAAAAGAGAAAATTAAAACCCCcccaaaataa